A portion of the Stigmatella aurantiaca DW4/3-1 genome contains these proteins:
- a CDS encoding GNAT family N-acetyltransferase, with translation MDLTPASEFPLRELSTLFSRAFEGYFVKVPDVPLLFDARMRSEHISLLDSRIARTGGEPVGLVLIARRGRVSRIAAMGIVPAHRNRRLGGAMLSPLLDEARARGDIRMMLEVIEQNTPAVKLYERLGFQRVRRLVGFVGKPEPEPAPLKEVEPEECARLLPEGLPWQLSPSTVAGLAGPARAFRLGPAVAVLGDLSAPTLALRAIAVEPKARGKGAGSRLLRAMAAAHPGKPLAVSVIVPEGPCERFFLRAGLLYPALSQFEMVHSIGSL, from the coding sequence ATGGACCTCACTCCCGCCTCGGAGTTCCCGCTCCGGGAACTCTCCACACTCTTCTCCCGCGCCTTCGAGGGCTACTTCGTCAAGGTGCCGGATGTCCCGCTGCTGTTCGACGCGCGCATGCGGAGCGAGCACATCTCCCTACTGGACAGCCGGATCGCGCGAACCGGGGGAGAACCCGTTGGGCTGGTGCTGATCGCGCGGCGAGGACGCGTGAGCCGGATCGCTGCGATGGGAATCGTTCCCGCGCATCGGAACCGCAGGCTCGGCGGCGCCATGCTGAGCCCTCTGCTCGATGAGGCGCGCGCTCGCGGGGACATCCGGATGATGCTGGAAGTCATCGAGCAGAACACCCCTGCGGTGAAGCTCTACGAACGCTTGGGCTTTCAGCGGGTGCGCCGACTGGTGGGCTTCGTGGGCAAGCCAGAACCGGAGCCGGCCCCACTCAAGGAGGTAGAGCCAGAGGAGTGTGCGCGGCTGCTCCCCGAGGGATTGCCGTGGCAGCTCTCCCCATCCACCGTGGCGGGCCTGGCGGGCCCCGCCCGGGCGTTCCGGCTTGGACCGGCGGTGGCGGTGCTTGGAGACCTCTCCGCTCCCACGCTCGCGCTGAGAGCCATCGCCGTGGAGCCCAAGGCACGCGGCAAAGGAGCGGGAAGCAGGCTGCTGCGGGCGATGGCCGCGGCGCACCCTGGCAAGCCACTCGCCGTGAGTGTCATTGTCCCGGAGGGGCCATGCGAGCGATTCTTCCTCCGTGCAGGCCTTTTGTATCCCGCGCTCTCACAATTCGAGATGGTGCATTCCATCGGAAGCCTCTGA
- a CDS encoding phospholipase D-like domain-containing protein has protein sequence MSPRYSDYYDTSLAPARGYYTDTSASVYVSPELTSDLVVQRIDADVWTPAAGCIVRVINPHFTYERRAVTQQLITMKSGGCNVEIIGNHVDQTEYDRLKAAGIPIRALKIGETVRVHDKLIAIYARKAGSTVWAYRVYTGSHNFSAGSLTGGDDIFVRLGEETGSNHPMFDAVLAHFNDGWNSTYAVDIKGAN, from the coding sequence ATGAGCCCGAGGTACTCGGACTATTACGACACCAGCCTCGCACCCGCCCGGGGTTACTACACGGACACGTCGGCGAGTGTCTATGTCTCGCCCGAGCTCACCAGCGACCTGGTGGTCCAACGCATCGACGCCGACGTCTGGACGCCGGCCGCGGGCTGCATCGTGCGCGTCATCAACCCGCACTTCACCTATGAGCGCCGGGCGGTGACGCAGCAACTCATCACGATGAAGAGCGGTGGCTGCAATGTGGAAATCATTGGCAACCATGTTGATCAGACGGAGTATGATCGGCTGAAGGCCGCGGGCATCCCCATCCGGGCGCTGAAGATCGGTGAGACAGTCCGGGTCCATGACAAGCTCATCGCCATCTACGCGAGGAAGGCGGGCTCGACGGTCTGGGCCTACCGGGTCTATACCGGCTCGCACAACTTCAGCGCGGGCAGCCTGACCGGTGGTGACGACATCTTCGTGAGGTTGGGCGAGGAGACCGGCTCGAATCACCCGATGTTCGATGCCGTGCTGGCGCACTTCAATGACGGCTGGAACAGCACATACGCGGTGGACATCAAGGGCGCGAATTGA